TTCTGGGCGTCGCCGTATTCGTAGGTCGTGCTGCAGCCGCAGACCAGGGCCGCCGCCCCCAGAAGAATCAGTTTTGCCGTGCCGACTCTCATCATCTCCTCCCTTGCGTTACTCGGTTCTGAGCTTGAGCTTGAAGGTGCGCGCGCTGGGGTTGGGAGCGACGCCCTGGACGGTGACGGCGTCGTTGCCGTAGAGCACCAGGTTCAACCACGGGGTCGATCCGGCGTCGAGTTCGACTCCCTGCCCGTCGAACCAGGAAAAATTGTAGAGCACGCTCTGGGTGTCGCTCTCCTTGGAGACCAGGGTCACGGTCGCCCGCATCAGGTCGCCCACGAAGTCAGTATACATTTTGACGATCTGGATGTCATCCGCCAGGCTGGGGTTGTTGACGACCACGAATTCGCTGTACTCGTACACCCCCGGCGCGACTTCGGTCGCGGTCACCGACCCCGAGATCCCCGCGCTGGAGGAGCAGCCGGAGAGAAGCCCGGCGGCCAGGACTGAGGCCAGGGCGGCCACGGTCGAGATTGCTATGCCCTTCTTCATGTTCCGCCTCCTCTATGGTTTACCACTGTAACGGTTGTTCGCCGGAACCCGGCGTATCCGGGCTGACCCGGACCGGGGCGGTCCCGGTCCCGGTGTCCTCTTCCCCGCCGGACCAGGTCACGCGGGGGATCTCGACGCCGGCTTCGGCCGAGGCGTCCTTCTCCACGATGCACCCGGCGGTGACGCCCAGATCGTCGCCGATGCTCAGCGCCGTGCTCTGGCGGTCGTTGCCCCGGATGATCCGCGCCCGGCAGAGCGGGACCTTGTCCCGGTAGACTTCCCCGGTTTCTTCGTCCGTCACCGCCTCGTAATGATAGACGGTGACCATGTCGCCCGGTCCGAAACCGCCCTGGGCCCCCCGGTTGATCAGAAGCTGGATCTTGCCCTCCCCGGCCTGGCTGACCTTGAGAACCTTGGCCGGCTTGAGCAGGCCGAGCAGGTCCCGGGTGAGCCGCCCCGAGGCTTCCTTGGCCATGTCCACCAGAACCCGGTCGGAGGCCGTGGCCTGGCCGGGGGCGGCCATGCCGGTGGAATCCACCCGCTCCACCTGAATCGACGGCGATTCCGGCAGCACCTCCCCGGTGGTGGTGTCGACCACCTGGACCAGGATGGAGAGGAAGTAGCGGCGGGTGACGGACTCGCGCCCGATCCCCGCGTAGACGTCGGTATCGGTCCTGACCTGAAAACCGTCGACCTCGGGGAAGAAGGCGTAGGCGGCCCCGGTCATCCGCCCGATCCGGGCGGCGTCGGTCCCCACCGCCACCTGTCCGAAGGCCTGTTCTTCCTGGACTTCGGCCACCCGGGAGCGGTCGACCAACTGGAAGAGCCTGGTGGCGTTGAGGGCGCCGAGAAACTGGGTCTCCAGGGAATCGGCGATCCGGCGCAGGTCGACCCCGTATCCTTCCCGGGCCGCCAGTTCCGTCACCGACGGCTGAACCTTGACCCGGCCGACGAAGATGGTATCTTTCTTCCCCGGGCTTTCCTGGCCGAGCGCGGGCAGGGCCAGAGCCGCTCCCGCCAGGACCGCCAGGGATACCGCGAACAACTTCTTCATCCTACTGCTCCTTCTTCTCTTCCACGATCACCCGCGGGGTATTGTCTCCCACCGAGTAATCGGTGACGTTGGAGGTGTCGATCCGTTCGTAGCTCTCTTCCAGGCGCTTCTTTTCGCCCTCGGCCAACTGCTTCTTGGCGTAGGCGTCGGCTTCGCTCTGTTCCCGGGCGATATCGATGCCGGCCTGGGATTCGGCCATGGCCTGCTTGAACCCTTCCAGGTCCTTGTAGCGGGCCAGCCCCGCGTCCGACAGCTCCATGGTGATGGTCAGGGTCTGGCCGTCGTAGACGTTGATCCTCCGGGCCCAGGGCTCGAACCAATCGCGGGTGATGCGGATGAAATGGATCCCCGGCGCCGCCGCGTACCGGGTCGGGACCTGTCCGGCCGAGCCGATGACCATCCCGTCCAGTTCCACCGTGGCCCCGTCCACCCCGTTGAGGGCGAGGGTGAAGGGAACCGCCCCCGGAGGCGCCTGCGGAGCCAGCGTCCGGGCCTGGGCCCCGATGTTCGCGGCCAGGCGCTCGGCGCCGTCCGAGAGCAGGGAGTTGAGATACTCCCCGTTGTCCTCGATCCGCAGGCTGTCGGTGGCGGGGATCTTTTCCGTAACCGCCACCGAATCCCCGATCACCGCCGTCCCCCGGCCGGCGTCCAGCATGCGCAGGGAAAGCCGGAGGGTGTACTCCTCGACCTGGTTGGCCACCCCGAAAGCGGCGGCGCTGGTGGTGCGGTTGCCCAGGGAATCGAGAGAAGCCACCGCCAGGTAATCGGCGTCGAGCATCTGGGCCAGCCTCAGGGCGGAGGCGTCGTCCAGGGTCAGTTCGCCCTGGGCCAGGGCCTCGACCCGCTCCAGCGCCTGGTCGGCGCCGGAGGACTTGAAGCGGTCGATGGCGTCCTGACGGCTGATCACGGTCAGCCCTTCTCCCGCGAGCCGGGCCAGGAGCATGTCCCGGAAGGAATCGATCCGGGAGTCGAGGTCCGCGCCGCCCCGGTTCTGTACGAAAACGGCGACCCTCGGGGAAGCCGCTTCCCCCGGGTCGGCCCGGACTCCGGCGCAAATCGCCGAAGCCGCCAACACCACGGCCGCTGTTACCGCTGCTGATCTCATGCTTCGTCCTCCTCGTGAAGGTTCGGGTTTCCGTGTGATCCGGCGGTTCGCCGCTCACCTGCTTTGACGGAGGGAAGGAATTTTTATTCAACCCGCCCCCGCCGTCAGGCGGCGATTTTCATCCACTTCTCCGTAGAAAACTTCAAGGCCATGGTCAGGGAATAGACCACGGTCATCACCCCGAACGCCGCCCAGCCCCCCACGATCCCCCAGCCCATGACCACCGTGGCCAGGTAGGCGGCGGGGATGAGAAAAAGCCAGTAGATCAACAGTTCGGCCCGCATCACCCAGTGGGTGTCCCCGGCCCCGTCCAGGCATTGGGAGAGAACCGTCCCCGCCCCCAGGAAGACCTGGGTCAGCCCCAGGACGATCAGCGGCCAATAGGCCAGGTCCGCCACCCCGGGATCGTCGGTGAAGACGGAAATGATGGGGCCGGCGAAGACGATGAACCCCAACCCGACCAGACCGGTGAACCCCATGCCGAAGCGGGCCGACCCCCAGCCGTAACTGCGGGCCGCCGCGTACTTGCGGGCCCCCAGCGACTGGCCGATCAGGGTGGCTCCGGCGATCCCGATCCCGACCCCGGGCATGAAGGAGAAGGAGAGGATGGTGAGCAGGACGTTGGAAGCGGCCAGCGAAACCACGTCGTTCTTGACCATCCCCACGATCTTGAAGAGGAGGAGGAAGGCGCTGAAGGTGAGGAACATCCTCACCCCCCGGGGAAAGGAGAAATACACGATCCGTTTCATCCAGTCCCAGCACAGGTGCCGGGGCGAAAAAAACCGGCAATACCGCAGGTTGGTGTCGCGGAAAGCGCAGATCAGGATATAGGCGGAGCCGCTCACGACCGCGATGGTGGAAGCCAGGGCCGCCCCGGCCACCTCCAGCCGGGGGAAGATCCATTTTCCGTAGATGAGCAAATAGTTCAAGAAGATGTTGAGCACGACCACGATGATCATCGACTCCATCCGGATCCGGGTCTTTCCCACCCCGTCGAAATACCCCCGGAACGAGGCCATGGTCAGGTAGAAGAAGAGGCTGATGAAGCGGATGCGCACATAGACGCTGACCAGGTGCCGGACCTGGTCGTCCCGGACCAAAAGCCCCACGAAAGGCAGGACCTGGGAGATGGCCAGACCGGAGAGCACCAGGCCGATGGGGGCGGTGAGCAGAAGCGAGTTGAACAGCACCTTGCCCGCCGCCTCGTAGGACTTCTCCCCCCAGCGCCGGCTGACCAGGATCTGGGTGCCGATTCCCAGAGCTTCGAAGGTGACCGCCAGGACCATGAAGACCATCGAACCCAGCCCGGTCGCGGCCAGGGCCCGGGCGCTGATCGGTTCCAGGTGGCCGACCATGGCCGCGTCGGAGATGTTGAGAATGACTTGGGACATCATCCCCAGCATCAGCGGCCAAGCCAGCTTGAATACCCGGGGAGGTATGATATTCTGGGGATTAAGGTTGCCGAAACCGGTAATCATTATCAGGCATGGTAGCAGATCGCCCGGTATTATAAAATACTTGTTGAAGTCGGCGCCGTCTGTGCGGCCGGATGGAGAAAAACATGAAGCTGATCGTACAGGTTCCCTGTCTGAACGAAGAGAAAACCATCGCCGCCACCGTCAGGGATATCCCCCGTTCCATCGCGGGGATCGAGACGGTCGAGGTCCTGATCGTCAACGACGGTTCCACCGACCGGACCGTGGAGGAGGCGCTGGGCGCCGGGGCCGACCACGTCGTCTCCCTGGCCGAGAGCAAGGGGCTGGCCCGGGCTTTCATGGCCGGGATCGGTGCCGCCCTCAAACTCGGGGCCGACATCGTCGTCAACACCGACGCCGACAACCAATACCGGGGCGAGTATATTCCCGCCTTGATCCGGCCCATTCTGGAGAACCGGGCCGATATGGTGGTGGGGGACCGGCAGGTCGCGGAGATCGCGCACTTCTCCCCGATCAAGAAGGTCCTGCAGAAAGCGGGGAGCTGGGCGGTGCGCAAGCTTTCGGGCCTGCAGGTGCCCGACGCCGCCAGCGGCTTCCGCGCCTACAACCGCGAAGCCGCCCTGCGCCTCAACGTCGTCTCCGACTTCTCCTATACCCTGGAAACCCTGATCCAGGCCGGCAAGGGCAGCCTCTCGGTGGCCCACGTTCCCGTCCGGACCAACTCCCCCACCCGCCCCAGCCGGCTCTTCCGGGGCATCGGCGACTACGTCAAGCGCTCCCTGGCCACCCTCCTGCGGATCTACACCATGTACGAACCCCTCAAGGTCTTCAGCGCCATCGGGAGCCTGGTCATGCTCGCGGGGGGAATCCTGGCGGGCCGGTTCATCTATTTCTACCTGGTCGGCCAGGGGAAGGGGCACATCCAATCCCTCATCTTCGCCGCCATCTTCCTCATCGTCGGTTTCCAGGTCCTGGTCATCGGGCTGCTGGCCGACACCATCGCCGCCAACCGGAAGCTGACCGAAGAGGGGCTGTACCGGATCCGGAAGATGGAATTGGGCTCGCCGCCGGACCGGGAGTGACGCGCGTGGTCGACGACGCCATCTCCGCGCCCGCGGCCCCGGCCCGGCTGGCCTACGTGGTCAAATACTACCGCCCCATGCCCCGGATCTCCGGTATTCTCACCTTCGTCCACGACCTGGTCGGGCGCCTGGCCCGGACCTACCGGGTCGGGGTCTTCACCTCCCTCTATTCGCCGCGGGCCCTCCGGAGCGAACAGTACCGGGGATACGAAATCCGACGGCTGGGAGGCGCCTTCCCCTGGTCCGCGGGAAGGGCGGTGCGGCGCTGGAAACCCGACGCGGTCGTCTTCGGCTCCGGCTTCTGGAGACCCCAGTACCTGCTTCCCTACTGGGAGGTCTTCCGGGCGGCAACCGGCCGGCTCCCGGCGCCGGTCCTGCTCACCCAGTACACCACCATGTCGCGACGCCGGTTCCGGCTTCTGGGCGCCATGACCCCCTCCCCCGACGCCGTCGTCTGCACCACCCCTCCTCTGCGCGACGACTGGGAAAAACTCTTCCCCGGGAAGACGGTCTTCATCCCCGCCGGCGTCGAAACCGACGCGAAGGCGAGCGGGAGCGAAGGCGCGAGCGCGCCGGGAGATACCATCAGGGTCGGCTACTTCGGGCACCTGGAGGCGCATAAGGGCCCCGACCTCCTCCTGGAGGAGTTCATCCGGGTCGCGCCTGCCAACGCCCAGCTCCTCATTCACGGCGAGGGCCCCCTGGAGGGAAGTCTGCGCCGGCGCGCCCGGGGCCGGGAAGACGTGCTCTTCCAGGGGTACGTGCCCGATACCGGGCCCTGGCTGCGCAGCTGCTCGCTGCTGGTCTTCCCCTACCGTTCCTCGGTCTCGGTCCTGGGCTATTCCCGGGCCGCCCTGGAAGCCCTGGCCGCGGGCATCCCCATCCTCTCCACCGCCACCGAGGCCGTCGCCCCCCTGATCGAGGAAGGAGTCAACGGCTACGTCTGCGCCGGGCCCGGCGAAATCGGGGACCGGCTGCGCTATCTCCTGGAACGCCCCCGGGAGCTGGAACGGATGCGGGCGGGAGCGGCCGCCAGCGCCCGGCCGTTCGATA
This genomic window from bacterium contains:
- a CDS encoding glycosyltransferase family 4 protein — translated: MTRVVDDAISAPAAPARLAYVVKYYRPMPRISGILTFVHDLVGRLARTYRVGVFTSLYSPRALRSEQYRGYEIRRLGGAFPWSAGRAVRRWKPDAVVFGSGFWRPQYLLPYWEVFRAATGRLPAPVLLTQYTTMSRRRFRLLGAMTPSPDAVVCTTPPLRDDWEKLFPGKTVFIPAGVETDAKASGSEGASAPGDTIRVGYFGHLEAHKGPDLLLEEFIRVAPANAQLLIHGEGPLEGSLRRRARGREDVLFQGYVPDTGPWLRSCSLLVFPYRSSVSVLGYSRAALEALAAGIPILSTATEAVAPLIEEGVNGYVCAGPGEIGDRLRYLLERPRELERMRAGAAASARPFDIGAVADSYRRTIDGLLERP
- a CDS encoding YcfL family protein, whose product is MKKGIAISTVAALASVLAAGLLSGCSSSAGISGSVTATEVAPGVYEYSEFVVVNNPSLADDIQIVKMYTDFVGDLMRATVTLVSKESDTQSVLYNFSWFDGQGVELDAGSTPWLNLVLYGNDAVTVQGVAPNPSARTFKLKLRTE
- a CDS encoding CsgG/HfaB family protein; this encodes MKKLFAVSLAVLAGAALALPALGQESPGKKDTIFVGRVKVQPSVTELAAREGYGVDLRRIADSLETQFLGALNATRLFQLVDRSRVAEVQEEQAFGQVAVGTDAARIGRMTGAAYAFFPEVDGFQVRTDTDVYAGIGRESVTRRYFLSILVQVVDTTTGEVLPESPSIQVERVDSTGMAAPGQATASDRVLVDMAKEASGRLTRDLLGLLKPAKVLKVSQAGEGKIQLLINRGAQGGFGPGDMVTVYHYEAVTDEETGEVYRDKVPLCRARIIRGNDRQSTALSIGDDLGVTAGCIVEKDASAEAGVEIPRVTWSGGEEDTGTGTAPVRVSPDTPGSGEQPLQW
- a CDS encoding glycosyltransferase family 2 protein encodes the protein MKLIVQVPCLNEEKTIAATVRDIPRSIAGIETVEVLIVNDGSTDRTVEEALGAGADHVVSLAESKGLARAFMAGIGAALKLGADIVVNTDADNQYRGEYIPALIRPILENRADMVVGDRQVAEIAHFSPIKKVLQKAGSWAVRKLSGLQVPDAASGFRAYNREAALRLNVVSDFSYTLETLIQAGKGSLSVAHVPVRTNSPTRPSRLFRGIGDYVKRSLATLLRIYTMYEPLKVFSAIGSLVMLAGGILAGRFIYFYLVGQGKGHIQSLIFAAIFLIVGFQVLVIGLLADTIAANRKLTEEGLYRIRKMELGSPPDRE
- a CDS encoding PEGA domain-containing protein, producing the protein MRSAAVTAAVVLAASAICAGVRADPGEAASPRVAVFVQNRGGADLDSRIDSFRDMLLARLAGEGLTVISRQDAIDRFKSSGADQALERVEALAQGELTLDDASALRLAQMLDADYLAVASLDSLGNRTTSAAAFGVANQVEEYTLRLSLRMLDAGRGTAVIGDSVAVTEKIPATDSLRIEDNGEYLNSLLSDGAERLAANIGAQARTLAPQAPPGAVPFTLALNGVDGATVELDGMVIGSAGQVPTRYAAAPGIHFIRITRDWFEPWARRINVYDGQTLTITMELSDAGLARYKDLEGFKQAMAESQAGIDIAREQSEADAYAKKQLAEGEKKRLEESYERIDTSNVTDYSVGDNTPRVIVEEKKEQ
- a CDS encoding MATE family efflux transporter is translated as MLGMMSQVILNISDAAMVGHLEPISARALAATGLGSMVFMVLAVTFEALGIGTQILVSRRWGEKSYEAAGKVLFNSLLLTAPIGLVLSGLAISQVLPFVGLLVRDDQVRHLVSVYVRIRFISLFFYLTMASFRGYFDGVGKTRIRMESMIIVVVLNIFLNYLLIYGKWIFPRLEVAGAALASTIAVVSGSAYILICAFRDTNLRYCRFFSPRHLCWDWMKRIVYFSFPRGVRMFLTFSAFLLLFKIVGMVKNDVVSLAASNVLLTILSFSFMPGVGIGIAGATLIGQSLGARKYAAARSYGWGSARFGMGFTGLVGLGFIVFAGPIISVFTDDPGVADLAYWPLIVLGLTQVFLGAGTVLSQCLDGAGDTHWVMRAELLIYWLFLIPAAYLATVVMGWGIVGGWAAFGVMTVVYSLTMALKFSTEKWMKIAA